The DNA segment GCCGCTGGTGCCGACAAAAATAATCGCAATCTGCTTCTCCACCGAGGCCGGCTCATATTGGCCCTGCTTCAGAATTTCCACCATGCGCGCGCCGCGCGCCAGTTGCTGTTGCGTGAATTTATCCAAATCCGAACCGAATTTGGCAAACGCGGCCAGTTCGCGGTATTGCGCAAGATCGAGGCGCAGGCGGCCGGCGACTTGCTTCATCGCTTTGATTTGCGCATTGCCGCCGACGCGGCTCACCGAGATGCCAACGTTGATCGCCGGACGCACGCCCGCATAAAACAAATCGCCCTCGAGAAAAATCTGGCCGTCGGTGATGGAAATCACATTTGTGGGAATATAGCCGGACACGTCGCCGGCTTGCGTTTCGATGATCGGCAATGCCGTGAGCGAGCCGCCGCCCTTGACCACGCCGAATTGCCGCAGCGCATTCATGTCGTCGGTGAGCTTGGAGGCGCGTTCGAGCAAACGGGAATGCAAATAAAACACATCACCGGGATACGCTTCGCGGCCCGGCGGGCGGCGCAGCAGCAACGAAACCTGGCGATAGGCCCAGGCGTGTTTGGAAAGATCGTCATAAACTACCAAGCAATGCTGGCCGTGATCGCGGAAATACTCGCCCATGGCCGCGCCGGCGTAAGGCGCAATGAATTGCAGGGGCGCCGGATCGCTGGCGTTGGCCGCCACCACGATGGAGTAATCCATCGCGCCGGCGTCTTCCAGCGTCTTGACGACGCGCGCCACCGAGGAGGCCTTCTGACCGACAGCTACATAAATACACTTCACATCGCCGCCCTTTTGGTTGATGATCGCGTCGATCACTACTGCGGTTTTGCCGGTGCCGCGATCGCCGATGATCAACTCGCGCTGGCCGCGGCCAATCGGAATCATCGCGTCAATGGCTTTGATGCCGGTTTGCAACGGCTCTTTCACGGGCTGGCGCTGCACCACGCCTAGCGCCTTGCGCTCGAGCAGGCCGCGCTGTTTCGTGTTCACCGGGCCTTTGCC comes from the Cytophagia bacterium CHB2 genome and includes:
- a CDS encoding F0F1 ATP synthase subunit alpha; the encoded protein is MEIRPDEITSILKKQIEGFERKIDIAEVGEVIQVGDGIARIYGLEGVQASELVEFKNGVMGMALNLEEDNVGVVLFGRDTEIREGDTVKRTGRVMDVPVGPELLGRVVDPLGNPLDGKGPVNTKQRGLLERKALGVVQRQPVKEPLQTGIKAIDAMIPIGRGQRELIIGDRGTGKTAVVIDAIINQKGGDVKCIYVAVGQKASSVARVVKTLEDAGAMDYSIVVAANASDPAPLQFIAPYAGAAMGEYFRDHGQHCLVVYDDLSKHAWAYRQVSLLLRRPPGREAYPGDVFYLHSRLLERASKLTDDMNALRQFGVVKGGGSLTALPIIETQAGDVSGYIPTNVISITDGQIFLEGDLFYAGVRPAINVGISVSRVGGNAQIKAMKQVAGRLRLDLAQYRELAAFAKFGSDLDKFTQQQLARGARMVEILKQGQYEPASVEKQIAIIFVGTSGLLDEVPVDQIQRFEKEYLTYIESNHPDIFETLRTKQAIDDELKAKLTGAAKDFLQIFGGKA